The genomic region CCACGTTATGCTGATCACCCACCATCGGTGCAACTCACAGTTATGCGAACCCTGATTCTTGCCGCTCTTTGCGTCTCCGTGTCTGCCGCTTGCAGCAAGAAGCAGACGGTAGTTGAGGGCTCTGTGTTTATCGTCACACGAGGCGGTGACAACTATAAGCTCGGCCTCGTTGAGATCGGCGCGTACGCAGACACGACAGTCGAGCGGATCTTTGGCGCCCGTTCGGCTGAAGCGGCGGCGGCGTACCCTGCGCTCCGCGCTCGCTTTGACAGCCTGGCTCTTGTGGCGGAGCGGCGTCAAGCCGCTGCCTCAGCGGCCTTTGACCGCTCCATGGCAAACATATTGTCGGAGACGCTCGAATCCCGATGGCGCCGCGCCCAGGATGAATCGACACTCGCAATTGCAGCGATGGTAGCCGGCTCCGCTGCCGTCGACAGTCTCTCCGCGGCACCATTCTACTTTGCGGACCTACCTTCACCGATAGCGACCGCAAAGTCCGACGCAGACGGTCGCTTCTCGATGACCGTTCCCCGCCAGCGCATCGTGTTGGTCGGCGTGGCCAGCCGAAATGTCATGGGTGACATCGAGAGGTACTACTGGGCCGTCCGCCTTGATTCGCTACCTCAGGACACTGTCCGCGTGATGTTGAGCAACGACAATCTGTTCGCGACGAGATGTCGGAGTTGTATGCCTGGCTTCATTCCCGATGTTCAGCGATGACAGTGTAGAGTCAACTTTGAAGTGCACCGGTGAGGGTTAGGCGGCATAGACTTCCGCCGGCGTTTTGAAGCCGAGTCGCTTGCGTGGCCGACGGTTGAGCTTGTCCGCGATGCGCTGGCAGTCGCGCTGCGTCAGCCCCTTCATCGAGCGACGCTTCGGCAGGTACTGCCGGATCAATCCGTTGGCGTTCTCGTTGCTGCCGCGCTCCCACGAGTGATGCGGCGTGGCGAAGTAACACTTCGCGTCGACGACCGCCTCGAGCTTTTCATAGGAGTGGAACTCCGTGCCGTTGTCGAGCGTCAGCGTGCGGACCGGCCGCGGCTGCGCCTCAATGAGCTGCCGGAGGCGGGCGTTCGTCTCCGGCGCCTGGCGTGAGTCGAGCTGCCCGATCGCGATGAAGCCTGACTTCCGCTCGACGAGCGTCAGGATGCACGCGGTGTCCGTCGTGCTCCCCATCACCGTGTCGCCTTCCCAATGCCCGAAGCGCGAGCGATTCTCGGCGCCGGCCGGCCGCGTCGAGATGTGCCGCTTCCCCGCAAGGCGTCCGCGGCTGTCGTAGGTGCCATAGCGCTTGCGCAGGTTCTTCGTCATCACGCGCAGGTGCGTGTACAGCGTCCCGCCGCGTTCGCGGTCGGCGTGGATGTGCCGGTAGATCGACTCGTGGCTCGGCGTGCGAATCCCGAAGCGCGCATGGAACCCCACGATTTGCTCGGGGCTCCAGTCCTCGCGGATCCAGTGCTCGACGAAGGCCCATTCCTCGGCGGTGATCCGCGCGTTCCGGCGCGAGGCGCGTCGCCGCTCGTTGGTGTAGGACTGGGCGCGGTCGACCCAGTACGTGCGACCATCCGTGCGCCAGGCATTGCGGCGCACCTCGCGGCTGATGGTGCTGGGGGCACGCCCGAGCTCCCGTGCGATGGCGGCGCAGGAGTAGCCCAGCTTCCGCAGGGCCGAAATGGCGTACCTTTCTTCGTGGGTGATCTG from Gemmatimonadaceae bacterium harbors:
- a CDS encoding IS30 family transposase, with the translated sequence MTYTQITHEERYAISALRKLGYSCAAIARELGRAPSTISREVRRNAWRTDGRTYWVDRAQSYTNERRRASRRNARITAEEWAFVEHWIREDWSPEQIVGFHARFGIRTPSHESIYRHIHADRERGGTLYTHLRVMTKNLRKRYGTYDSRGRLAGKRHISTRPAGAENRSRFGHWEGDTVMGSTTDTACILTLVERKSGFIAIGQLDSRQAPETNARLRQLIEAQPRPVRTLTLDNGTEFHSYEKLEAVVDAKCYFATPHHSWERGSNENANGLIRQYLPKRRSMKGLTQRDCQRIADKLNRRPRKRLGFKTPAEVYAA